The following are encoded together in the Synchiropus splendidus isolate RoL2022-P1 chromosome 7, RoL_Sspl_1.0, whole genome shotgun sequence genome:
- the fancg gene encoding Fanconi anemia group G protein, whose product MSSETKLLDRWAKENKLLVCKFKELKGGSEMSQEQSHSNINLLSSEFQKLLRKIQGLPSLADYTQLELSVAYNVCILSISRGLVSDVQLILTQTTERVLALKGIVNMQSNLAELWQTILASVENYPLKFGVAQLFCVQWALWLNTCQLETLLDLQDQLTIIHETCTAVEGFDKSGVSFKRPDLVMEPRKFADLLRISTIIVQGAEGAKKGQCLEALNLLQAAFALSAPRTVIAYAHYLSGYCLSQMSRPQMALHCYRKALETDFNCLSALHQSTMIFRELGNTEAEIKALRLLHSTLTLPPSREAVVSSMYILPSSTLLQSQAVTSLVSVPSALTVLHRLALKCVEDGRVSEAIKHYLDLLASLHSDHTGEQLVEEPELPRLPVLYLEVAAALLMAQQPLDCITLCEEVVTSTIELLPDRVLLEEVEETAEDANVWEKAKDKPALVLWTGAAYLLQGHCHSQLKDWKQAVTHYTRCINLVVKVRYKPKGLQPQIPSADLLDRKQTLLCNLQRLKGLALAWRGISFSQTDKLKEALRDLQFSLQAYPVCASAGLWCGEVLWRLGRQQEAAACWTRTGFAAQPTAENDPVYLQEPQSGPSLDIEELHRRVQELDSRL is encoded by the exons ATGTCTTCCGAAACTAAATTACTTGATCGGTGGGCAAAAGAAAATAAGCTCTTAGTGTGTAAGTTCAAG GAGCTGAAAGGAGGATCTGAGATGAGCCAAGAACAGAGTCACAGCAATATAAACTTGTTGTCTTCAGAGTTCCAGAAACTTTTGAGAAAAATTCAAG GTCTTCCTTCTCTTGCTGATTACACACAGTTGGAGCTGTCAGTCGCGTACAACGTTTGTATTCTGTCTATCTCTCGGGGTTTGGTTTCTGACGTCCAGTTGATCCTCACCCAAACCACAGAGAGAG TTTTAGCGCTGAAAGGAATTGTCAACATGCAGTCAAATCTTGCTGAACTATGGCAAACTATCCTGGCATCCGTGGAAAATTATCCTTTAAAATTTGGTGTAGCACAACTTTTCTGTGTGCAGTGGGCATTGTGGCTTAATACATGCCAACTGGAAACCCTGCTTGACCTTCAG GACCAGCTAACAATTATCCACGAAACATGTACAGCTGTTGAAGGATTTGATAAGTCTGGCGTTTCCTTCAAACGCCCTGATCTTGTGATGGAACCGAGAAAATTTGCAGACTTATTACGAATAAGCACAATTATTGTGCAAG GTGCTGAAGGTGCAAAAAAGGGTCAATGTTTGGAGGCTCTGAATCTGCTGCAGGCAGCTTTTGCCCTTTCGGCTCCCAGAACTGTTATTGCTTATGCACATTATCTCTCCGGCTACTGTCTCTCCCAAATG AGTCGCCCTCAAATGGCACTACACTGCTACAGGAAGGCGCTGGAGACCGACTTCAACTGCCTCAGCGCTCTCCACCAGAGCACCATGATTTTCAGAGAACTGGGGAACACTGAGGCTGAGATAAAAGCTCTTCGTTTGCTGCACTCG ACCCTGACGTTGCCCCCGAGCAGGGAGGCAGTTGTATCCAGCATGTACATTCTCCCATCATCAACACTTTTGCAGAGCCAGGCTGTGACTAGTCTGGTCTCTGTGCCCTCTGCTCTCACTGTCCTGCACAGGTTGGCGCTCAAGTGTGTGGAAGATGGCCG GGTGTCGGAAGCTATTAAACATTATCTGGACTTATTGGCTTCTCTCCACTCAGATCATACAGGGGAG CAACTTGTTGAGGAGCCTGAGTTGCCGAGGCTACCTGTGCTTTACCTGGAggttgctgctgctctgctgatgGCTCAGCAGCCGTTGGACTGTATTACACTTTGTGAAGAGGTCGTCACCTCAACCATTGAACTGCTGCCAGATAGAGTGTTGTTGGAGGAGGTAGAGGAGACTGCAGAGGATGCGAATGTGTGGGAGAAGGCTAAAGACAAACCTGCATTAGTGCTTTGGACAGGTGCCGCTTATCTCCTGCAGGGTCACTGTCACTCTCAGCTGAAGGATTGGAAACAAGCTGTGACCCACTACACTCG GTGTATTAATCTTGTGGTCAAGGTTCGTTATAAACCTAAAG gCTTGCAGCCACAGATTCCCTCCGCAGACCTGCTGGACAGAAAGCAGACACTTCTGTGTAACCTACAGAGACTGAAGGGTCTCGCACTAGCTTGGAGGGGCATCAGCTTCAGTCAGACCGACAAACTTAAGGAGGCACTGAGAGACCTTCAGTTCAGCCTGCAGGCTTATCCAG TGTGTGCTAGTGCAGGACTGTGGTGTGGTGAAGTTCTGTGGAGACTGGGGAGacaacaagaagcagcagcctgCTGGACACGGACCGGTTTTGCTGCACAACCCACCGCGGA GAATGATCCAGTGTACCTGCAGGAACCTCAGTCTGGTCCTTCCTTGGACATTGAGGAACTTCACCGCCGAGTTCAAGAGCTAGATTCAAGGCTATGA